A single window of Marinobacter sp. LA51 DNA harbors:
- a CDS encoding ABC transporter ATP-binding protein has product MSTSVQISDINLSYPTDSGAVSVLKNASLTVPPGDTLAITGPSGSGKTSLLLLLSGLQRPTSGEILVGDQRLSEMDSNTLADWRSEHLGIIFQSFHLLPGLTALGNVSLPLEIAGQPKAREQALSMLDSVGLSHRLQHYPEQLSGGEQQRVAIARALVHQPSLLLGDEPTGNLDQETGEKVLSLLFDLHEQSKSTLVLVTHDERVAQRCQHRVQMDGGRLYEA; this is encoded by the coding sequence GTGTCCACCAGTGTGCAGATCAGCGACATTAATCTGAGCTATCCGACAGACTCAGGGGCCGTATCGGTGCTTAAAAACGCCTCACTCACGGTGCCGCCGGGCGACACACTGGCGATCACCGGGCCGTCTGGCAGTGGCAAAACCTCACTGCTACTGCTGCTGTCTGGCCTGCAGCGCCCCACCAGCGGTGAAATACTGGTGGGCGACCAGCGACTCAGCGAGATGGACTCCAACACTCTGGCCGACTGGCGCAGTGAGCATCTCGGCATCATCTTTCAGTCCTTCCACCTGCTGCCGGGGCTGACCGCACTCGGCAATGTCAGCCTGCCGCTGGAAATCGCCGGACAGCCCAAGGCCCGGGAACAAGCCTTGTCAATGTTGGACTCTGTAGGCCTTAGCCACCGGCTGCAGCATTACCCGGAGCAGCTCTCCGGCGGCGAACAACAACGGGTGGCCATTGCCCGGGCGCTGGTGCACCAGCCAAGCCTGCTGCTGGGAGATGAGCCCACTGGCAACCTGGACCAGGAAACCGGTGAAAAGGTGCTGTCTCTGCTGTTCGATCTGCACGAACAGAGTAAGTCCACCCTGGTGCTGGTGACTCACGACGAGCGCGTTGCCCAACGCTGCCAGCATCGCGTGCAAATGGACGGTGGGCGATTGTATGAAGCGTAA